One Streptomyces sp. B21-105 genomic region harbors:
- a CDS encoding M23 family metallopeptidase, with protein MASNPPAPEAPYAPAQPPTETFGYGGHRTDEGPWEEWNPTAESIRPARGKHRVAKQRGGGFARSSTVLGVGVIAAVSAGGMASANTGKAPVSISVPDLPNLADLPDLPGVGSLISDDKPAQEAAPALSSFGSEAAVDTKESVADAGEALRSRIMAQAESQQTQVEVKAAAAAAKAKADAVVKAEKEAEAKAAAAKKKAAEEAAAKVEAARLAELAKQYTLPTSSYTITSTFGQAGSLWSSGYHTGLDFAAPTGTLIKAVHTGAITEAGWAGAYGYRTILTLDDGTEIWFCHQSSISVSVGQKVATGDVIGRVGATGNVTGAHLHLEVHANGNAEGIDPAAWLRSKGLNP; from the coding sequence GTGGCGTCCAACCCGCCTGCCCCCGAGGCCCCGTACGCGCCGGCCCAGCCCCCCACCGAGACCTTCGGCTACGGCGGCCACCGCACCGACGAGGGCCCCTGGGAGGAGTGGAACCCCACCGCGGAGTCCATTCGCCCGGCACGCGGCAAGCACCGCGTCGCCAAGCAGCGCGGCGGCGGATTCGCCCGCAGCTCCACCGTCCTCGGCGTCGGCGTCATCGCCGCCGTCAGCGCGGGCGGCATGGCCAGCGCCAACACCGGCAAGGCCCCGGTCTCCATCTCCGTGCCCGACCTGCCGAACCTTGCGGACCTGCCGGACCTGCCGGGCGTGGGCTCGCTGATCTCCGACGACAAGCCCGCCCAGGAAGCCGCGCCCGCCCTGTCGAGCTTCGGCTCCGAGGCCGCCGTCGACACCAAGGAGAGCGTCGCCGACGCCGGCGAGGCCCTGCGCAGCCGGATCATGGCCCAGGCCGAGTCTCAGCAGACCCAGGTCGAGGTCAAGGCCGCCGCCGCGGCCGCCAAGGCGAAGGCCGACGCCGTCGTCAAGGCCGAGAAGGAGGCGGAGGCCAAGGCCGCCGCCGCGAAGAAGAAGGCCGCCGAGGAGGCCGCCGCCAAGGTCGAGGCAGCGCGCCTGGCCGAGCTGGCCAAGCAGTACACGCTGCCGACCTCCTCGTACACCATCACCTCGACGTTCGGTCAGGCCGGCTCCCTGTGGTCCTCCGGCTACCACACCGGACTCGACTTCGCCGCGCCCACCGGCACGCTCATCAAGGCCGTCCACACCGGCGCCATCACCGAGGCGGGCTGGGCCGGCGCCTACGGCTACCGCACCATCCTGACCCTGGACGACGGCACCGAAATCTGGTTCTGCCACCAGTCGTCGATCAGCGTCAGCGTCGGCCAGAAGGTCGCCACCGGTGACGTGATCGGCCGTGTGGGCGCCACCGGGAACGTCACCGGGGCCCACCTCCACCTCGAGGTCCACGCGAACGGCAACGCCGAGGGCATCGACCCGGCGGCCTGGCTGCGTAGCAAGGGCCTCAACCCCTGA
- a CDS encoding dihydrofolate reductase family protein, producing the protein MPYPYVLLSAAVSLDGFLDDTTSERLLLSSPADFDRVDAVRASVDAILIGAGTIRADNPRLLVNSPERRAARVAAGRPAYPLKVTVSGSGDLDPAANFWHTGGEKAVYTTEKGAERARALGVAADVVPLGPELDWRRLLTHLHDELGVRRLMVEGGGTVHTQLLQQGLADELQLVLAPLFVGDPDAPRLFGPGAYQGGRLRLVETRRIEDVVLHRYEPTAPGTGPLAAAADRHWLALACELAAQCPPSDTAFSVGAVIVAADGTELARGHSREAGDPVVHAEEAALAGLDPADPRLAAATVYSSLEPCARRSSRPAPCARLILDAGVRRVVTAWREPDTFVTSADGTGLLAAAGVDVLVLSEYEERAKAPNRHLV; encoded by the coding sequence TGCCGTACCCGTACGTCCTGCTGTCCGCCGCCGTCTCCCTCGACGGCTTCCTGGACGACACCACGTCCGAACGCCTGCTGCTCTCCAGTCCAGCCGACTTCGACCGCGTCGACGCGGTACGGGCCTCCGTGGACGCCATCCTCATCGGCGCCGGCACCATCCGCGCCGACAACCCCCGGCTCCTCGTGAACTCCCCCGAGCGCCGCGCCGCCCGGGTCGCCGCCGGACGGCCGGCCTACCCGCTCAAGGTCACCGTCAGCGGCTCGGGCGACCTCGATCCGGCGGCGAACTTCTGGCACACGGGCGGCGAGAAGGCCGTCTACACGACCGAGAAGGGCGCCGAACGGGCCCGCGCGCTGGGCGTCGCCGCGGACGTCGTCCCGCTCGGCCCCGAACTGGACTGGCGCCGCCTCCTCACCCACCTCCACGACGAGCTCGGCGTCCGGCGCCTCATGGTCGAGGGCGGCGGAACCGTCCACACCCAGCTGCTCCAGCAGGGGCTCGCCGACGAGCTCCAGCTCGTTCTCGCCCCGCTGTTCGTGGGCGACCCGGACGCGCCCCGCCTCTTCGGGCCGGGCGCCTACCAGGGCGGACGGCTGCGGCTCGTGGAGACGCGGCGCATCGAGGACGTCGTCCTGCACCGCTACGAGCCCACCGCCCCCGGCACCGGGCCGCTCGCCGCCGCCGCCGACCGGCACTGGCTGGCTCTCGCCTGCGAGCTGGCCGCCCAGTGCCCGCCCTCGGACACGGCGTTCAGCGTCGGCGCGGTGATCGTGGCCGCCGACGGGACGGAGCTGGCACGCGGGCACTCCCGCGAGGCCGGCGACCCGGTCGTGCACGCCGAGGAGGCGGCGCTCGCAGGGCTCGACCCCGCCGACCCCCGGCTGGCCGCCGCCACCGTCTACAGCAGCCTCGAGCCCTGCGCCCGCCGCTCCTCCCGCCCCGCCCCGTGCGCCCGCCTCATCCTGGACGCCGGCGTGCGCCGGGTCGTCACGGCGTGGCGCGAGCCCGACACCTTCGTGACGAGCGCGGACGGGACCGGCCTGCTGGCGGCCGCGGGCGTCGACGTCCTCGTGCTGTCGGAGTACGAGGAGCGGGCGAAGGCCCCGAACCGGCACCTGGTGTGA
- a CDS encoding aldo/keto reductase produces the protein MTSLRTIGSSDLKVFPLALGGNVFGWTADEAGSFAVLDAYTAAGGNFVDTADSYSAWVEGNSGGESETVIGRWVKARGNRDDVVIATKVSQHPDFPGLSADNIKAAADASLRRLGTDHIDLYYTHFDKTEVPVEEIVGALDELVKAGKVRHIAASNISPERLQESLEFSDREGLARYVALQPHYNLVSRDTYEGGLQDLAARIGLAAVPYFALASGFLTGKYRPGTTVESARAGGAAGHLDTERGRSVLAALDEIAGAHDTQPATVALAWLAAQPTVAAPIASARTVEQLPALLAVADLELTEAEITRLTRASA, from the coding sequence ATGACTTCTCTGCGCACCATCGGCTCCTCCGACCTCAAGGTCTTCCCGCTCGCCCTCGGCGGCAACGTCTTCGGCTGGACGGCGGACGAGGCGGGCTCCTTCGCCGTCCTCGACGCCTACACGGCCGCGGGCGGCAATTTCGTCGACACCGCCGACTCCTACTCCGCGTGGGTCGAGGGCAACAGCGGTGGCGAGTCCGAGACCGTCATCGGCAGGTGGGTGAAGGCCCGCGGCAACCGCGACGACGTCGTGATCGCCACCAAGGTCAGCCAGCACCCCGACTTCCCCGGGCTGTCCGCCGACAACATCAAGGCCGCCGCCGACGCCTCCCTGCGCCGCCTCGGCACCGACCACATCGACCTCTACTACACGCACTTCGACAAGACCGAGGTGCCCGTCGAGGAGATCGTCGGCGCGCTCGACGAGCTGGTGAAGGCGGGCAAGGTGCGGCACATCGCCGCCTCCAACATCTCGCCCGAACGCCTCCAGGAGTCCCTGGAGTTCTCCGACCGCGAGGGTCTCGCCCGGTACGTCGCCCTCCAGCCCCACTACAACCTGGTCTCCCGCGACACCTACGAGGGCGGCCTCCAGGACCTCGCCGCCCGCATCGGCCTCGCCGCCGTCCCTTACTTCGCGCTGGCCTCCGGCTTCCTCACCGGCAAGTACCGGCCCGGCACGACGGTCGAGAGCGCCCGCGCCGGCGGCGCCGCGGGGCACCTCGACACGGAGCGGGGCCGCAGCGTCCTCGCCGCGCTGGACGAGATCGCCGGCGCCCACGACACCCAGCCCGCCACGGTCGCCCTCGCGTGGCTCGCCGCGCAGCCGACGGTGGCCGCTCCGATCGCCTCCGCCCGCACGGTCGAGCAGCTCCCGGCGCTGCTGGCGGTGGCGGACCTGGAACTGACGGAGGCGGAGATCACGCGGCTGACCCGGGCGTCGGCGTGA